Within the Vigna angularis cultivar LongXiaoDou No.4 chromosome 10, ASM1680809v1, whole genome shotgun sequence genome, the region TTCCTAAAGCAACATGGATGGCTGATGGAACACATTGGCCAGGAACTTGGTTGAGTCCTACATCCGAGCATTCTAAGGGTGACCATGCTGGTATAATTCAGGTACTAAATAGGTCCTTCTAATGTTTTATTCATGTGTCAAACCAGTGTTATTGAGTTAAGTATGATGAATTATGTTTTCTGATAATAATGCAGGTGATGTTGAAGCCGCCTAGCGATGAACCTCTCCCCGGAAATGCAGATGATACAAGTCTCATAGACCTAACTGATGTTGATATACGTCTTCCCCTTCTTGTTTATGTTTCTCGAGAGAAGCGACCGGGCTATGATCACAACAAGAAAGCTGGCGCCATGAATGCCTTGGTTCGAGCATCGGCAATCATGTCTAATGGTCCATTTATTCTCAATCTTGACTGTGATCACTATATCTACAACTCAAAGGCAATGAGGGAAGGGATGTGCTTTATGATGGATCGCGGAGGCGATCGCCTTTGCTACGTCCAGTTCCCCCAAAGGTTTGAAGGGATTGATCCCTCTGATAGATATGCTAATCACAATACTGTCTTCTTTGATGTCAACATGAGAGCCCTTGATGGACTTCAAGGGCCGGTGTATGTGGGAACAGGGTGCCTTTTCAGACGGATTGCACTATATGGTTTTGACCCACCCCGTTCCAAAGAGCACCACACAGGTTGTTGTAATTGTTGCTTTGGTCGTCAGAAGAAACATGCATCAATGGCAAGCACCCCAGAAGAGAGCCGGGCATTGAGGATGGGTGATTCTGATGAGGAGGAAATGAATCTATCACTGTTCCCGAAGAAATTTGGAAACTCAACTTTCCTTATTGACTCTATTCCTGTGGCTGAATTCCAAGGCCGACCACTGGCCGATCACCCTGCCGTGAAAAACGGACGTCCACCCGGCGCTCTCACCATCCCCCGCGATCTTCTCGATGCATCGACAGTGGCAGAGGCCATCAGTGTCATCTCCTGTTGGTACGAGGACAAGACCGAGTGGGGAAACCGTGTCGGGTGGATCTATGGCTCTGTGACAGAGGATGTGGTGACAGGGTATAGGATGCACAATAGAGGATGGAAATCAGTTTACTGTGTGACCAAACGTGATGCCTTCCGTGGAACTGCTCCCATCAATCTCACTGACAGGTTGCATCAAGTTCTCAGATGGGCTACTGGCTCAGTTGAGATATTCTTCTCAAGAAACAATGCTTTGCTGGCCAGCCCAAGAATGAAAATTCTTCAAAGAATTGCATATCTGAATGTTGGAATCTACCCTTTCACATCCATATTTCTGATTGTCTACTGCTTCCTTCCTGCATTGTCCCTTTTCTCTGGGCAGTTCATCGTGCAGACCCTCAATGTCACTTTTCTATCATACCTCTTAGGAATCACCGTGACTCTGTGCATACTTGCAGTGCTTGAGATTAAGTGGTCAGGGATTGAGCTGGAAGAATGGTGGAGAAATGAGCAGTTCTGGCTGATTGGAGGGACAAGTGCTCATCTTGCTGCTGTGCTGCAAGGATTGCTGAAAGTCATAGCAGGAATTGAAATCTCATTCACCTTGACATCAAAGTCAGGTGGCGATGATGTAGATGATGAATTTGCTGATCTGTATGTTGTGAAATGGACATCCCTCATGATACCACCTATCACAATTATGATGGTTAACCTGATAGGAATAGCAGTTGGAGTTAGCAGAACCATTTACAGTGTGATACCACAATGGAGCCGTCTACTGGGTGGTGTGTTCTTCAGTTTTTGGGTCTTGGCTCATCTCTATCCCTTTGCAAAAGGTTTGAtgggaagaagaggaagaacacCTACCATAGTTTTTGTATGGTCAGGCCTAATTTCCATCACAATTTCTCTCCTCTGGGTTGCCATCAACCCTCCTGCTGGTTCTAATCAGATTGGTGGTTCATTCCAGTTTCCTTGATACCTCATTCTTTTTCTCACATCATTCAGTCACcaatttcttcatttaaattagtttctctctccatatatatatatatagaatgatTCTATATCTTGATGCTACTAATGGATTGACTTAAATTATGCAGTCTGTTGTTATGCTTATGAATTTTGTTTAGAAGTTAATTCCAGAGATCTGTCACTgactttactttttcttttcttcttacatTCATTTTCTGGTTTCTTTCTGAAAACAATGCTTTCGTTTTTGGTTACAGATAGATACATACATTTAGGATATTTGAAGTTGAACAAAGTGATGATCATGCTATCTTTTTTGGTTACAGATAGATACATTTAGGATATTGAAATATCCAAGTAAGGTTTGAGAAATTTAATCCTATAGTGACAACAccttttaatatatatcaaataagagaagaaataaaaactcaaaCATAAATAAGATTTATTATACTTACCAAAACTAATATTTGATTGTTCTAAAGAAATTTATTCTTTACTTAGTCCATGTAAGTATAACCTAACAAAGATTTTACataaaaatgtgttttaaataaaagaaaaaatattttaaaaatttaaaaattttgtaataaataaatatataatttttatttgcaaaatttattttttctattcattttaaaatatattattaaaatattttcgaGTGCTACAAAAAGAAAGACGTCTTAGACAATCGAAAACACtagaaataatattacaaatagcctattaattgtttttagcAATTTTGTTTGAcctatgaaataaaaaattaagaagaatCCTTTTCTTTATTGCTAATTTAAATCATAAATGATATTGAGTTCTTAGAAGATGGTCCAAACGATTAATTGCATGGGCGTTTATTATTGGGTTGAAAAGGTCCCAATCAATTGTAATGTAATGTGTGAGATGGAACATAGTTTGTGATAACACATTCAAATTCGCATAACCTAACAGATAGACAAATTGCTTTTGTTTTAAAGATTATTCTTCTGCATTTTTGATTTGGAAGAATTTGGTGTTGAAGATTCTAGGAGTATAttaaaattcacaataaataaatattttaaatttttatgaattatattttaggtttacCATAgacaatttattttgtaatgttaggTTATGTTTAACTATAATAGTTCTTTTAAAACCATATCAAAATGAACTTAAACCAAAGTAAAGAAGACATTCAAATAGATAAACAATTAtagcataatttttttagaccgtagtgatttttttaactcttgttaaatcaaattaaaattaataaaatatcattctACAATAGGATCAAGCCGAATAGTAcaagtttaattatatgatatttatatcttctaaataaaaattgattagatataatttttttttgtctcgtTCTCGTTTCTAGATAAAACGAGTATATTTGTATCCACAttcatatttattcttttattattaaaaatattaattaaatcatttttctaaaaattaaaattacaatatatatatatatatatatatatatatatattttattaagtatttagTATCGAaagaacatatatatatatagataaataaattataattatataaatataagagtACCTAATTTTTGGTAGCCGAACATCATACTCATCACAAATATCAAGCCGCCAACAAGACTATGATGATAGACTTTGGAACAATCATTATGcaaattacttttatattatatgtatgcactatatatttttgttttaaactctTTTAGAGGAATGTAGAAAAATTTTAGTAGAAAACATTACCTGCCGGTCAGACATTGATATGTTTTTTCCTGAGTCAATATCTTGAAAACCCTTGGTTGCATTTTCTCGTGTGATATGATAATGTTACACTCATCTGCAACATTTTagacattaaaataaattttatcaatttttaaatttattttgtagacTTTTctagttttcaaaattaaattactgATTTTCTAAAACTGTTTACggatttttatcttaatttatgtTGTAAAGTAAAACATACTTCAATATTTCACTACTGTTACCTTGACCTGTAACAGAAGCGAGAAAATAACTATCTAGAACAGTGCCTTGGGTCTAGCATGTAGTAGATGGTAATAAGAAATACACAAAATCAAATTACGacttataatttgtttttcaaaattatttttctgttttcaggTTTGTAGAGACTGTATGGTTAATTGCAAATGAGATTAGCACACGATgcagtaaaataattaaaatataactttgtaaataaaaaatataactctcatttaaaaaaatacagaaacGTCTAGTAAGGGAAAGTGCAAATTGTCATTTCAACACATTATTGCTTTGTaactgaaaatatttattacaaaacaGAAACTAGGATttgattttgaatatttattgttttaaatttgtataacaGAAAAACGGTACTATTTAAGActaattagaatttaaaataatttatgtaatagaTAAACAAAAGTGCGAAAAGGCACTAAACGGTTAGTTTCTGGGAGGGTCTAGAACTTCAGCACCTTTGTATTGGTGATAGTTAGCGactctctcactctctttttGTTATATGAACCACTTGGGTTTCCGAGTCTCATTCGTTCAGTCTGCTTCGCATTCTCGCTGAAATCGATCGTCCATCACATTGTGTTGCTCTGCTGTGTCACTCAGGTTTTCAGCTCTTCCGGATTGAAACtgcttaatttttcttatactGTCTCGTTGTGTTTTAGTAGTTAATCGATCAATTTAATCGTCATCACCATACTCACAATCACACTACCAACTCAGTTTCGCTTAACTTTGAAATTGGGGAAAATGTAACTGAAGAGAATAGGAATTTGAACGGGTGTTATCTCTTGCTCTTTTAACGTTATTCTCGGTGATGATTAGTTTCTTGGATCTTGCTACTTGACTACATCAGAGAAAGAGTCGTTGTTAGGTTTCGCGTTTTGATGAACTTGTCTGCGGTGTTGAAAGAGATGTAATAAGTTGACggatttatttcatatttttaagaaGGATAATACATGATAAGTGCGAATTTTTTATGTGGATTGTTTTAGTGACATACTCTAGTTATTCGTTTGTAGTATACATGTTCGTAAGAAGTCCTGCGAGGAATGTATCTCGTGTTTTTGAACCTCGGAATTTGTTCTATTATTGTTCTTGTtcctaaataatatatatatatatatatatatatatatatatatatatatatatatatatatatatttatctttggTCTCGTCAACGAAAGGACTTGAGCGCTATCTTTATTTCTAGTTGAACGACGTCAGAATGtttcctattttattttgtgctattgtttgagaaaattatgtAGTTATGTCTGAACTGTGGTAGAATACTTATGAGTATACttgtgtaattttaatttacttctGGAAGCGTTGTCTTGAGAAATTTCAGGGAAAATCTAGTTAAACAGATTTAGAATGGATGGCTCATGATCAATCATAAATCATCACATGTGAAATGTTACTTGTGCTTTTGCTTTAATATATACTATGTTTCTATGACGATCAAGACGGTTTTTGTTCTAAAGAGTGCTCAATTTTCACAAATTGAAAATTTCAAGCAGAATATTGATAGAGATTTTTCTTGTCTATGCTGAGTTTGTCTTTTAGAGCCTTCTGCTAAACACTTCATTATAATATATGGATAAACCTCTACTTTCTTTTATCTGTCAAACACAGCATGGCGGAACCTGCATATATTGTGACGTCTGACAGTGAAACCACCGGAGAAGAAAAGTCATCTACTTTTTCGGAAATAGCAATTGGAATTGATATTGGCACATCACAATGTAGTGTTGCTATGTGGAGTGGTTCTGGAGTGGAGCTCTTGAAGAACAAAGGGAATCAAAAGATTATGAAATCGTTTGTAACTTTCAAAGGTAACACCCCTTCTGGTGGAGTCAGCAGTCAACTCTCCTACGAGGATGAGATGTTGTCTGGAGCCACGATTTTCAACATGAAACGCCTGATAGGCAGAGTTGATACCGACCCAGTTGTCCAGGCTTGTAAGAATCTCCCATTTCTAGTGCAGACC harbors:
- the LOC108320886 gene encoding cellulose synthase-like protein D2; translated protein: MSSKVFRASRSSISTSSDAADGQKPPLPPSVQFGRRTSSGRYVSYSRDDLDSEIGSTDFMNYTVHIPATPDNQPMDPSISQKVEEQYVSNSLFTGGFNSVTRAHLMDKVIESEANHPQMAGAKGSSCAVPGCDSKVMSDERGADILPCECDFKICRDCYIDAVKTGGGICPGCKEQYKNTELDEVAVDNGRPLPLPPPGGISKMEKRLSLMKSTKSMLMRSQTGDFDHNRWLFETKGTYGYGNAIWPKEGGFGNEIEDDVVEPTELMNRPWRPLTRKLKIPAAILSPYRLIIFIRLVVLALFLAWRVKHQNTDAVWLWGMSVVCEIWFAFSWLLDQLPKLCPVNRSTDLNVLKEKFETPTPNNPTGKSDLPGIDIFVSTADPEKEPPLVTANTILSILAADYPVEKLSCYVSDDGGALLTFEAMAEAASFANSWVPFCRKHDIEPRNPESYFNLKRDPYKNKVRPDFVKDRRRVKREYDEFKVRINGLPESIRRRSDAYHAREEIKAMKVQRQNRGDEPQETVKIPKATWMADGTHWPGTWLSPTSEHSKGDHAGIIQVMLKPPSDEPLPGNADDTSLIDLTDVDIRLPLLVYVSREKRPGYDHNKKAGAMNALVRASAIMSNGPFILNLDCDHYIYNSKAMREGMCFMMDRGGDRLCYVQFPQRFEGIDPSDRYANHNTVFFDVNMRALDGLQGPVYVGTGCLFRRIALYGFDPPRSKEHHTGCCNCCFGRQKKHASMASTPEESRALRMGDSDEEEMNLSLFPKKFGNSTFLIDSIPVAEFQGRPLADHPAVKNGRPPGALTIPRDLLDASTVAEAISVISCWYEDKTEWGNRVGWIYGSVTEDVVTGYRMHNRGWKSVYCVTKRDAFRGTAPINLTDRLHQVLRWATGSVEIFFSRNNALLASPRMKILQRIAYLNVGIYPFTSIFLIVYCFLPALSLFSGQFIVQTLNVTFLSYLLGITVTLCILAVLEIKWSGIELEEWWRNEQFWLIGGTSAHLAAVLQGLLKVIAGIEISFTLTSKSGGDDVDDEFADLYVVKWTSLMIPPITIMMVNLIGIAVGVSRTIYSVIPQWSRLLGGVFFSFWVLAHLYPFAKGLMGRRGRTPTIVFVWSGLISITISLLWVAINPPAGSNQIGGSFQFP